A genomic segment from Zerene cesonia ecotype Mississippi chromosome 7, Zerene_cesonia_1.1, whole genome shotgun sequence encodes:
- the LOC119828169 gene encoding zinc finger protein 2-like: MANVKSRVNTTKAASTKINTKGKVGRPRKSLTNVQNVTGKEVVQRQRRGKVKKKPEKKVTICRLNTTQEENKSNEYKKPSLKKLLTTSGRIRQKTKIGIKLFNELLKNELQIKASDLLPKKEVYKNTRLNNNETKVRKRSKAGNQKGNNQNNRQSDSSEKSKANVEPGQDLNSETSTPLKVFQCDHCNKKFKTKPAIKRHLSIHDKLTSYSCSQCNKYFSNHIYLAAHAKRQHPNWNIHFMCNICDKAFLLKSNLKHHLACHSRNEKMFKCIYCKEKYYEQHSLIEHEKQHLVDGKYLCIVCEMGFDCRNRLTSHYRVHLKVKDFMCQHCGKEFLRMNSVRRHVQICHSGHRIQCKICKKYLKGHLAEHMRTHEKNRPHECPDCGQRFTQSTQLTVHRRSHSGTRPYTCRICKRPFTHSNALMLHIRRHTGEKPFACAMCPLNFSQLPHMKAHMRNIHGKENPYRCQKCKQFFKLKADLADHTKNCNTDQKSAKSSQKGESEEESATRLTRMRFLLALLLTMIATKEKLKYLGFNKRLIDELLVESLEAMGHKPCKDFALTPFNRLKTNIEILLEGTVPKEQMEKLKKENKTTEQILELLTDEKKRS, translated from the exons ATGGCTAATGTTAAGAGTAGAGTTAATACGACTAAAGCTGCATCTACAAAGATTAACACAAAGGGGAAGGTTGGCAGGCCCAGAAAATCTTTAACAAATGTACAAAATGTGACAGGAAAAGAAGTTGTACAAAGACAACGAAGAGgtaaagtaaagaaaaagcCGGAAAAAAAGGTAACTATATGTAGATTGAATACAACACAGGAGGAGAATAAAtccaatgaatataaaaaaccaAGCCTTAAAAAGTTATTGACTACTAGTGGCCGCATAAGACAAAAAACAAAGATTGGTATAAAGCTCTTTAATGAGCTTCTAAAGAATGAACTTCAGATTAAAGCCAGTGACTTATTACCGAAAAAAGAAgtgtacaaaaatacaaggctaaataataatgaaacaaaagtAAGAAAAAGATCGAAAGCAGGTAACCAAAAAGGAAATAACCAAAATAATAGGCAGAGTGATAGTAGTGAAAAAAGTAAAGCTAACGTTGAGCCTGGCCAGGATCTCAATAGTGAAACATCAACTCCTCTTAAAGTTTTCCAATGTGatcattgcaataaaaaatttaaaactaaacctGCAATAAAAAGACACCTTTCCATTCATGATAAGCTGACATCATATTCTTGTTCCCAATGCAACAAATACTTCAGCAATCATATATATCTAGCAGCCCATGCTAAAAGACAACATCCAAACTGgaacatacattttatgtgtaatatatgtgataaagcatttttacttaaatcaaatttaaagcaCCATTTGGCTTGTCATAGCCGTAATGAAAAAATGTTCAAGTGTATTTATTGCAAGGAGAAATATTATGAGCAACATTCCCTTATTGAACATGAGAAACAGCATTTGGTAGATGGAAAATATCTATGCATTGTTTGTGAAATGGGATTTGACTGTAGGAACCGGCTCACCAGTCATTATAGAGTACATTTGAAAGTGAAAGATTTCATGTGTCAACATTGTGGCAAAGAGTTTCTTAGAATGAACTCGGTGAGACGTCATGTCCAAATATGTCATTCAGGACACAGGATACAgtgtaaaatatgtaaaaaatatttgaagggTCATTTAGCTGAGCATATGCGCACGCATGAAAAGAATCGCCCGCATGAATGCCCTGATTGTGGACAACGTTTCACACAGTCAACGCAATTAACTGTTCATCGTCGGTCACATAGTGGAACCCGTCCTTACACTTGTAGAATATGCAAGAGACCATTTACACACTCAAATGCCTTGATGTTACATATACGTCGGCACACAGGTGAAAAGCCATTTGCCTGTGCCATGTGTCCATTGAATTTTTCTCAACTCCCACACATGAAAGCACACATGCGAAACATTCATGGCAAAGAAAACCCATATAGATgtcaaaaatgtaaacaattctTTAAATTGAAGGCTGATTTAGCAGATCACacaaaaaattgcaatacAGATCAAAAAAGTGCAAAGTCATCACAGAAGGGCGAATCAGAAGAGGAATCTGCCACTAGGCTGACTCGCATGAGGTTTCTACTAGCTCTTCTTCTAACAATGATTGCGACTAAAGAAAAACTGAAATATCTAG GTTTCAACAAACGCTTGATTGATGAATTACTTGTGGAGTCCCTTGAAGCCATGGGGCATAAACCATGCAAAGATTTTGCTTTAACGCCTTTCAATCGCCTCAAGACTAATATCGAAATACTACTTGAAGGAACTGTGCCTAAAGAACAAATGGAAAAACTTAAgaaggaaaataaaactacagAGCAAATTTTAGAACTCCTGACTGATGAGAAAAAGCGCAGTTAA
- the LOC119828170 gene encoding uncharacterized protein LOC119828170 → MTQLKMTKEETCKFVELYKINDCLWNVKNKHYRNKEARSTALQNIVDGMQLPGFNIKDVQAKIKCLRSTYYLELDKIEKSKKHDGENIYLPKMEWFNEMHSFIYDVTLKRKVHGSDVFSSSPKKKVRKRHESPIKIKNEKEQDSKVNQDDDEFESFGKMAAKSLRKLEHPQQSIALKLMSDVLYHAKMGRLNETSTVVCKVPRKIISIVKDGSISDSLPNPNG, encoded by the exons ATGACACAGCTAAAAATGACTAAAGAAGAAACATGTAAGTTTGTGGagctatacaaaataaacgatTGTTTGTGGaatgttaaaaacaaacactatAGAAACAAAGAAGCACGTTCCACtgcattacaaaatattgtggATGGAATGCAATTGCCtggatttaatattaaagatgtacaagctaaaataaaatgtttaagatCAACTTATTATTTAGAACTAGACAAAATTgagaaaagtaaaaaacatgacggtgaaaatatttacttgcCCAAAATGGAATGGTTTAATGAGATGCATTCTTTTATATACGATGTTACCCTGAAAAGAAAAGTACAT GGCTCGGATGTGTTCTCATCTTCTCCTAAGAAAAAAGTTCGAAAAAGGCACGAGtctccaataaaaataaaaaatgagaaaGAGCAAGATTCAAAGGTAAATCAAGATGACGACGAATTTGAATCATTTGGCAAAATGGCGGCAAAATCTTTACGCAAATTGGAGCATCCACAACAATCAATTGCTCTCAAACTTATGTCGGATGTGTTGTACCATGCGAAAATGGGGCGCTTAAATGAAACAAGTACAGTCGTATGCAAAGTGCctcgaaaaattatttcgatcGTCAAAGATGGGTCTATTTCAGACAGTCTTCCCAACCCAAATggatga